In one window of Brassica rapa cultivar Chiifu-401-42 chromosome A07, CAAS_Brap_v3.01, whole genome shotgun sequence DNA:
- the LOC103831627 gene encoding protein WVD2-like 7: protein MRDTMAGSEIQEPFSLSFQESSIHSGSISFGRFEEEGLSWEKRSSFSHNRYLEEVDKCSKPGSVTEMKAHFEAHFKKRGMRLPSSIESQTWGVRQTDDDATESFEDYRSDGSFSDNTSRSQSPCNYILDQGKSQCEYVEESDHCVSYDEIVVNSDDVIELDEEGGVTLDVSLDNDEVVPVECISIKEVRSEVLGPQEMPLEIEVRDDDEDKKHCAEVQETESRLVEHVPEKASDVTERPSSACEPKSLPNAKPIIPKAVDVTPKAVSGRTKGSYLSANSKTKVDDAKSQKELRPKKTVESRPSTSKKIETRTPLATNRPKTGSYSAKLEMCTGATSFRFKCSERAEKRKEFYMKLEEKIHAKKTETNQVQAKTQQKAEAEIKQFRKSLNFKATPMPSFYNTATRPVSRYKTEPSKVAPSRPRSTTSASSTNRRVSRVGDKHGTEEGKMVKATVGNRKPSAAKDSGLQKGNFMAVETKQKVGKSGN, encoded by the exons ATGAGAGATACAATGGCAGGAAGTGAGATTCAAGAACCCTTTAGCCTTAGTTTTCAG GAGAGTTCTATACACTCTGGATCGATATCGTTTGGGAGATTCGAGGAAGAAGGGTTATCATGGGAGAAGAGATCATCATTTTCACACAATAGGTATCTTGAAGAAGTTGACAAGTGCTCTAAACCTGGCTCTGTTACTGAGATGAAAGCTCATTTCGAAGCTCATTTCAAGAAGAGAGGGATGCGACTTCCGTCTTCTATTGAATCTCAGACTTGGGGTGTTCGGCAAACAGATGATGACGCAACTGAAAGTTTCGAGGATTATCGATCTGATGGGAGTTTCTCGGATAACACGAGTCGATCACAGAGTCCTTGTAACTACATACTTGACCAAGGAAAGAGTCAGTGTGAGTATGTTGAGGAAAGTGATCACTGTGTGAGCTATGATGAGATTGTTGTGAACTCGGATGATGTGATCGAGCTTGATGAAGAAGGCGGTGTAACTCTTGATGTTTCTTTGGACAATGATGAAGTAGTTCCAGTGGAGTGCATATCTATTAAAGAAGTTAGATCTGAGGTTCTTGGACCACAAGAGATGCCTCTAGAGATCGAAGTTcgagatgatgatgaggatAAAAAGCATTGCGCTGAAGTTCAAGAAACAGAATCAAGACTCGTTGAACATGTTCCAGAAAAG GCATCTGATGTTACGGAAAGACCCTCCTCTGCATGTGAACCAAAGTCTCTGCCAAATGCAAAACCTATTATTCCTAAAGCTGTGGATGTAACTCCAAAAGCTGTTTCCGGGAGGACAAAGGGTTCCTATTTAAGTGCTAATTCTAAAACAAAAGTTGATGATGCCAAGAG CCAAAAGGAACTACGACCGAAGAAAACTGTTGAATCTCGACCTTCAACATCTAAGAAAATAGAGACTCGAACTCCTCTTGCCACAAACAG GCCCAAGACTGGTTCTTATTCTGCTAAGCTGGAGATGTGTACAGGTGCTACCAGTTTCCGTTTCAAATGTAGCGAACGAGCTGAGAAGAGAAAAGAG ttctaTATGAAACTGGAAGAGAAAATACATGCTAAAAAGACAGAGACAAACCAGGTTCAAGCGAAAACACAG CAAAAGGCAGAAGCTGAGATAAAGCAATTCAGAAAAAGCCTCAACTTTAAGGCAACACCAATGCCTTCATTCTACAACACCGCTACTAGACCGGTGTCTCGTTACAAG ACCGAGCCATCTAAAGTGGCACCGTCAAGACCACGAAGCACGACCTCAGCCTCAAGTACGAACAGGAGGGTCTCAAGAGTTGGTGATAAACATGGTACTGAAGAAGGTAAGATGGTAAAGGCAACGGTGGGTAATAGAAAACCGAGTGCAGCTAAAGATTCGGGTTTGCAAAAGGGTAACTTTATGGCCgttgaaacaaaacagaaggTTGGTAAGAGCGGGAACTAA
- the LOC103831629 gene encoding leucine-rich repeat extensin-like protein 6 — MPEASRRSKPLAVTIFMAIAFPMMINALDSSSARKLDEEPIKCTPCLQKSPPPPSPPPPSPSCPPPPRPPTPPKTSYCPPPPSTYIYMTGPPGELYPVDQQFGAAAAKSFRVVKVSGLIAFGVMGFLMSMT; from the coding sequence ATGCCGGAAGCTTCTCGCCGCTCAAAACCTCTCGCTGTCACTATCTTCATGGCGATCGCGTTTCCGATGATGATCAACGCATTGGATTCTTCATCCGCAAGAAAACTCGACGAGGAACCAATAAAATGCACGCCTTGTCTCCAAaagtctcctcctcctccgtcacCTCCACCACCGTCTCCTTCTTGTCCTCCTCCACCACGGCCTCCTACTCCCCCGAAGACGTCTTACTGTCCGCCTCCTCCGTCGACTTACATATACATGACGGGTCCACCAGGAGAGTTGTATCCCGTTGACCAACAGTTTGGAGCGGCTGCTGCCAAGAGCTTTAGGGTCGTGAAGGTCTCTGGTCTGATCGCGTTTGGAGTTATGGGTTTCTTGATGAGCATGACTTAA
- the LOC103831626 gene encoding leucine-rich repeat extensin-like protein 6 isoform X3 — translation MVSRPNGFHSDSITQQVREKNNLLLLSFLLLKTFVCLSLKKSPIKKKKTMAMMSKRCSHLLSLLFVSTLLSFPFITISETPCPYPCYPPPTGGGSTQPAGYYPPPTGYYPPPTGYYPPPTGNVPNYPSPPYVGGDSGGGYYGPPPPDPILPYFPFYYRKPPHQTDQSSSSSVSVGSTVKIVTVASVLALLLDKDCNRTL, via the exons ATGGTTTCTAGGCCTAATGGTTTCCACTCAGACTCAATCACACAACAAGTAAGAGAGAAAAATAATCTCCtacttctctcttttctcttacTAAAAACATTTGTTTGCTTATCATTAAAAAAGTCtcccataaaaaaaaagaaaacgatGGCCATGATGAGTAAACGTTGCAGTCACCTCTTAAGTCTACTGTTCGTCTCTACTCTTCTGAGCTTCCCTTTCATAACCATATCGGAGACGCCGTGTCCGTACCCTTGTTACCCTCCTCCAACTGGAGGTGGCTCAACTCAACCGGCCGGTTATTACCCTCCTCCAACTGGTTATTATCCTCCTCCAACCGGTTATTACCCTCCTCCAACTGGAAATGTACCCAACTACCCTTCTCCACCGTACGTCGGAGGTGATTCCGGTGGCGGATATTACGGTCCTCCACCGCCTGACCCTATCTTGCCTTACTTCCCGTTCTACTACAGAAAGCCTCCTCATCAGACGGATCAGTCATCATCTTCATCTGTTTCTGTGGGATCAACGGTCAAGATTGTAACGGTGGCAAGTGTTCTTGCGTTGCTTTTGG ACAAAGATTGTAACCGTACCTTGTAA
- the LOC103831626 gene encoding leucine-rich repeat extensin-like protein 6 isoform X2, translating into MVSRPNGFHSDSITQQVREKNNLLLLSFLLLKTFVCLSLKKSPIKKKKTMAMMSKRCSHLLSLLFVSTLLSFPFITISETPCPYPCYPPPTGGGSTQPAGYYPPPTGYYPPPTGYYPPPTGNVPNYPSPPYVGGDSGGGYYGPPPPDPILPYFPFYYRKPPHQTDQSSSSSVSVGSTVKIVTVASVLALLLGGCYGMDYCT; encoded by the exons ATGGTTTCTAGGCCTAATGGTTTCCACTCAGACTCAATCACACAACAAGTAAGAGAGAAAAATAATCTCCtacttctctcttttctcttacTAAAAACATTTGTTTGCTTATCATTAAAAAAGTCtcccataaaaaaaaagaaaacgatGGCCATGATGAGTAAACGTTGCAGTCACCTCTTAAGTCTACTGTTCGTCTCTACTCTTCTGAGCTTCCCTTTCATAACCATATCGGAGACGCCGTGTCCGTACCCTTGTTACCCTCCTCCAACTGGAGGTGGCTCAACTCAACCGGCCGGTTATTACCCTCCTCCAACTGGTTATTATCCTCCTCCAACCGGTTATTACCCTCCTCCAACTGGAAATGTACCCAACTACCCTTCTCCACCGTACGTCGGAGGTGATTCCGGTGGCGGATATTACGGTCCTCCACCGCCTGACCCTATCTTGCCTTACTTCCCGTTCTACTACAGAAAGCCTCCTCATCAGACGGATCAGTCATCATCTTCATCTGTTTCTGTGGGATCAACGGTCAAGATTGTAACGGTGGCAAGTGTTCTTGCGTTGCTTTTGG GTGGGTGTTATGGAATGGACTATTGCACTTAA
- the LOC103831626 gene encoding leucine-rich repeat extensin-like protein 6 isoform X1, with amino-acid sequence MVSRPNGFHSDSITQQVREKNNLLLLSFLLLKTFVCLSLKKSPIKKKKTMAMMSKRCSHLLSLLFVSTLLSFPFITISETPCPYPCYPPPTGGGSTQPAGYYPPPTGYYPPPTGYYPPPTGNVPNYPSPPYVGGDSGGGYYGPPPPDPILPYFPFYYRKPPHQTDQSSSSSVSVGSTVKIVTVASVLALLLGYKCNTTNVENVTFGWCDFVGGCYGMDYCT; translated from the exons ATGGTTTCTAGGCCTAATGGTTTCCACTCAGACTCAATCACACAACAAGTAAGAGAGAAAAATAATCTCCtacttctctcttttctcttacTAAAAACATTTGTTTGCTTATCATTAAAAAAGTCtcccataaaaaaaaagaaaacgatGGCCATGATGAGTAAACGTTGCAGTCACCTCTTAAGTCTACTGTTCGTCTCTACTCTTCTGAGCTTCCCTTTCATAACCATATCGGAGACGCCGTGTCCGTACCCTTGTTACCCTCCTCCAACTGGAGGTGGCTCAACTCAACCGGCCGGTTATTACCCTCCTCCAACTGGTTATTATCCTCCTCCAACCGGTTATTACCCTCCTCCAACTGGAAATGTACCCAACTACCCTTCTCCACCGTACGTCGGAGGTGATTCCGGTGGCGGATATTACGGTCCTCCACCGCCTGACCCTATCTTGCCTTACTTCCCGTTCTACTACAGAAAGCCTCCTCATCAGACGGATCAGTCATCATCTTCATCTGTTTCTGTGGGATCAACGGTCAAGATTGTAACGGTGGCAAGTGTTCTTGCGTTGCTTTTGG GATATAAGTGCAATACAACCAATGTGGAGAACGTCACTTTCGGTTGGTGTGACTTTGTAGGTGGGTGTTATGGAATGGACTATTGCACTTAA